From Rhodopseudomonas palustris:
CCTTCCTGCAGATCGAATTCGAGGCCGTGCAGCGCCTGGACCTGGCCGTAATAGGCGTGCAGGTCGCGAACGTTGAGCATCGCCGTCATTGGTCCTTGCTCCCCAGATAGGCCTTGATCACATCCGGGTCGTTCTGCACCTGCGTGGGCGTTCCCTCTGCGAGCTTGCGGCCGAAATTCAGCGCGACGACATGGTCGGCGATCGACATCACCAGACCCATGTGGTGTTCGACGAGAAGCACGGTGATGCCGCGGTCGTCGCGGATCTTCCGGATCAGGTCGCCGAGGATGTAGACCTCCTCGTGATTGAGACCGCCGGCCGGCTCGTCGAGCAGCAGGATCTTCGGCTCGGCGGCGAGCGCGCGCGCCAGTTCGACGCGCTTCTGGGTGCCGAACGGCAGGCCCGACACCACGGTGTGGGCGACGCTGCCCAGTTCGAGATAGTCGAGGATGTCGTGGACGCGCTTGTTCATCGCCTTTTCACCGTTGCGGATCCAGGGCAGGCGCAGCGAGTCCGAGACGATGTCGCTGTTGGTGCGCGAATGCGTGCCGACGCGGACGTTGTCCAGCACCGTCAGATTCGGAAACAGCGCGACGTTCTGGAAGGTGCGGCCGATGCCGACTTCCGCGATGCGGTGCGGCGGACGGGTGAGGATGCTGTCGCCTTCGAGCAGGATGTCACCCTTGCTCGGCTGATATAGCCGCGACAGGCAGTTGAACAGCGTGGTCTTGCCCGCGCCGTTCGGGCCGATCAGTCCGAGGATCTGGCCCTTCAACATGTCGAATGAAATGCCGTTCAAGGCGACGATGCCGCCGAACACGACGCTGACGTCGCGCACCGCGAGCAGCGGTGACGCGGTTTGTCCCGAATGTGCCTGCATCATTTGCTGCTGCCCTGAAACGGGCTGCCAAGCATGATCATCGGCGACGCTTCGCGACGACGGATGCTACCTGATCCCCTCGACGACACGCGCAACTTTCCCTCCTGACTTAGTTTTCTTGTTGTCGGATTTGTCTGGTCTTCTTGATTGCGGCGCCGCTGTCCCGCCGAGCGCCGCTTCGATTTTCCTTACCATCGCCACGAGACGAGGTCCAATGTCGTTGAGCAGACGATCTTCCGTGAAGCGGAATGCAGGCGCTCCACAATTGAATGCGTAAGGGCCCGTACCGTCGTTCAACGTCAGAGCGACTCCCGCGGCGTGCACGTCGTCCTGCCACTCGCCGGCCGAAATGGCAAAGCCGTACTTTGCGACCATCTCCTCGGAACGCTCGATTCCTTCCTTGATGCGCGGCCAGCGACTGCCGTAGTGCTCGCGCATGTCGCGCAGCAAGGACATGCGTTCATCACCTTGCAGCGCACTCAAGTAAGCGCGCCCCATCGCGGTGGTCGCGATCGGAATGCGCGAGCCGACGTCGAGTTGCACGCCGACGGTGAGGCTGGAGCGCGCCTGGCCGACATAGATCATGCTGATCCGGTCGCGCGCGCCGACCGCGACCGCGCCGCCGGTCTGCTGCATCAATTCGTCGCGAAACGGCTGCGACAGGTGACGGACGCCGAGATTGGCGAGCGCCGCATAACCGAGCGACATCGCCGCCGGCGCGAGCTGATACTTCTCGAATCGCGGCACCTGGGTGAGGTAGCCGAGCTTGGTGAGCGTGTAGGTCAGCCGCGAAATCGTCGGCTTCGGCAATTTGGTGCGCGCCGCGATCTCCTGGTTGCCGAGCAGGCCGTCATTGGGGCCGAACGCGCGCAAGACTTCGAGGCCGCGCGACAGCGCGACGACGAAACTGCGATCGGTCGCGGCTTTTTTCGGCGGACGTTTCATTCCCGGCACGTTTGATTGATTATGGTCGTCGTTGACAAGCGACGCTCTTCAAAATATCCCTCGCTGTCAAGATGTGAAACTAAATTTCGCACTGCGAAATAGATTTAGATCAATCAAGAAACGTAGCCCGAGGAGAATGCAATGAGCGAAGTCGTCACGCGCGAACGCCATGATGCGATCGCGATCGTCACCGTCAATAGTCCGCCGGTCAACGCGCTCAGTGCGGCTGTTCGCCGCGGCATTCTGGAGAACGTCAACGCGGCGGTCGCCGATCCCGAAGTGCAGGCGATCGTATTGACGTGTGCGGGGCGCACCTTCATCGCCGGCGCCGACATCACCGAATTCGGCAAGCCGCCGCAGCCGCCGGCGCTCAACGACGTCATCGCCGCGCTGGAGAATTCGCCGAAGCCGACCATCGCGGCGATTCACGGCACCGCGCTCGGCGGCGGCCTCGAAGTCGCGCTCGGCTGCCATTTCCGCGTTGCGGTGAAAGAGGCCAAGCTCGGCCTGCCCGAAGTCAAGCTCGGCCTGCTGCCGGGCGCCGGCGGCACCCAGCGGCTGCCGCGCGCGGTCGGCCCCGAGCTCGCGGTGCAGATGATCGTCGGCGGCAATCCGATCGGTGCCGCTGAAGCGCTGAAGCACGGCCTGATCGAGGAGATCGTCGAAGACCGCGTCGCAGGCGGCGAAGCCTTCGCGCGAAAGGTGCTGGCCGAGAAGCGGCCGACGCGCCGGCTGCGCGACGACGACAGCAAGCTCGCCGCGGCCAAGGCCGATCGTTCGATCTTCACCAATGCGGTGGCGGCGATGACCAAGAAGGCGAGGGGACTCGAAGCGCCGTTCGCCTGCGCCGACGCGATCGGCGCCGCGATCGACCTGCCGTTCGAGGAAGGTCTGAAGAAGGAGCGCGAGGGCTTCCTCAAGCTCGTGGTCAGCGACCAGTCCAAGGCGCAGCGCTACGCCTTCTTCGCCGAGCGCGAGGCCGCCAAGGTCGACGGCGTGCCGGACGGCACCAAGCCGCGCCCGGTGTCGCGCGTCGCGATCATCGGCGCCGGCACCATGGGCGGCGGCATCGCGATGTCGTTCGCCAATGCCGGCATTCCGGTGACGCTGATCGAGACCGGCAAGGAGCAGCTCGATCGCGGCATGGGCATCATGCAGAAGAACTACGAAGCTACCGCGGCGCGCGGCGGCATCCCGGCGGATGCGCCGGCCAAGCGGATGGGCCTGATCACCGGCATGGTCGGCCTCGAAAACGTCAAGGACGCCGACCTGATCATCGAGGCGGTGTTCGAGACCATGGCGGTGAAGAAGGAAGTGTTCACCGCGCTCGACGCCTACGCCAAGCCGGGCGCGGTGCTGGCCTCGAACACCTCCTATCTCAACGTCGACGACATCGCGGCGACCACCAAGCGGCCGCAGGACGTGCTCGGCATGCACTTCTTCTCGCCCGCCAACGTGATGAAGCTGTGCGAGATCGTGCGCGGCGCCAAGACCGCGCCCGACGCGCTGCTCACAGCGGTGTCGATCGCCAAGAAGATCGCCAAGGTCCCGGTCGTGGTCGGCGTCTGCGACGGCTTCGTCGGTAACCGCATGCTCGCGGCCCGCTCCAAGCAGTCGGAGAAGCTGCTGTTCGAAGGCGCGCTGCCGCAGCAGGTCGACGCCGTCGTCACCAAATTCGGAATGCCGATGGGCCCGTTCGCAATGGGCGATCTCGCCGGCCTGGACATCGGCTGGCGCTCGCGCAAGGACCGCGGCATCAAGTCGGAAATCGCCGACGCGCTGTGCGAGGCCGGGCGCTTCGGCCAGAAGACCGGCAAGGGCTACTACAAATACGAATCCGGTTCGCGTTCGCCGCTGCCGGATCCCGAAGTCGAAACGCTGATCAACGACACGCTGACCAAGCTCGGCCTCAAGCGCCGCGAGGTCAGCGATGACGAGATCCTCGAGCGCATGATGTATCCGATGATCAACGAGGGCGCGCGCATCCTCGAGGAGAACATCGCGGCGCGGCCGAGCGACATCGACGTGGTCTGGCTGTACGGCTACGGCTGGCCGATCTATCGCGGCGGCCCGATGCACTACGCCGACGGCGTCGGCCTGAAGCACATCGCCGAGCGTCTAGCTTACTACGCCAAGGCCACCAACGACCCGTCGCTGGAGCCGGCGCCGCTGCTGCAGCGCCTCGCCGCCGAAGGCAAGACCTTCGCCTCGCTCGGGCAGCCCAACAAGGCGGCGGCGTGATTTTTTCTTCTCCCTCCCCCCTTGCGGGGGAGGGTCGGGGTGGGGGGTAGCCACGGGCGCTACGCCTCGTTGCCCCCCACCCCCGACCCCTCCCCGCAAGGGGGAGGGGAGCCGACCACGCCGCGTCATCCGCGCTCCGGAGCGACGAGTAGATAGTATCATTCCAATCGTGAATGTGACCACATGACCCATCCCGGTGAGCAGTACTACCCGCCCGGCGTTCGCTGGGATGCGGAGATCGCGAAGGGCACGTTGCCCGATCTGCTGGCAAAGGCGGCTGCGGACTACGCGGCGCGGCCGGCGCTGGAATTCCGCGATCGGCAGATAACTTACGCCGGGCTGAAGGAACGCGCCGACACCGCCGCTTCGGCGTTGCTACGCGCCGGCTACGGCCCCGGCGCTTCGGTCGCGCTGTTCCTCGGCAACACGCCGGATCATCCGATCAATTTCTTTGGCGCGCTGAAGGCCGGCGCCCGCGTGGTGCATCTGTCGCCGCTCGACGGCGAGCGCGCGCTGTCGCACAAGCTCAGCGATTCCGGCGCGCGCGTGCTGATCACCACCGATTCCGCAGCCTTGCTGCCGATGGCGCTGAAATTTCTCGCCAAGGGCCTGCTCGATCGCCTGATCGTCTGCGCCGACGCGGCATGGGGCGAGTCCGCCACGCCGCTGGCGCCGCTGCCGGAAGATCCCCGCGTGATCCGCTATGCCGACTTCCTCAAGGATGCGCCGCAGCCTGCGAACTGGCCCCAAATCTCGCCCGACGACATCGCGCTTCTGCAATACACCGGCGGCACCACCGGCCTGCCGAAGGGCGCGATGCTGACCCACGCCAATCTCACCTCGGCGGTGTCGATCTACGACGTCTGGGGCCTGGTGCGCGGCGGCGACGGCGTCGTGCATCGCGTGATCTGCGTGCTGCCGCTGTTTCACATCTACGCGCTCACCGTGATCCTGCTGCGCTGCCTGAAGCAGGGCGACCTGATCTCGCTGCATCAGCGCTTCGACGTCGGCGCGGTGTTCCGCGACATCGAGGAGAAGCGCGCCACCGTATTCCCGGGCGTGCCGACGATGTGGATCGCGCTCGCCAACGATCCGTCGCTGGAGAGCCGCGATCTGTCGTCGCTGACGATGGCCGGCTCCGGCGGCGCGCCGCTGCCGGTCGAGGTCGCGCGATTGTTCGAGCGCAAGACCAATCTCAAACTCAAGAGCGGCTGGGGCATGACCGAGACTTGCTCGCCCGGCACCGGCCATCCGCCGGACGGGCCGGACAAGCCCGGTTCGATCGGGTTGATGCTGCCGGGGATCGAACTCGACGTCGTCGCGCTGGCCGATCCGAAGAAGGTTCTGCCGCCCGGCGAGGTCGGCGAGATCCGCGTCCGCGGCCCGAACGTCACCCAGGGCTACTGGAACAGGCCTGAGGAAACCGCAGAGTCGTTCGTCGGCGACCGTTTTCTCACCGGCGATATCGGCTATATGGACGCCGACGGCTATTTCTTCCTGGTCGACCGCAAGAAGGACATGATCATCTCCGGAGGCTTCAACGTCTATCCGCAGATGATCGAACAGGCGATCTATGAACATCCCGCGGTGCAGGAAGTGATCGTGATCGGCATCCCCGACGATTATCGCGGCGAGGCGGCGAAGGCGTTCGTCAAGCTGCGCGACGGCGCGAAGCCGTTCAGCGTCGAGGAACTACGCGATTTCCTCAAAGGCAAGCTCGGCAAGCACGAACTGCCGGCCGCGGTCGAATTCGTCGACGAATTGCCGCGCACGCCGGTCGGCAAACTCTCGCGCCACGAATTGCGCAATCAGCTACCCAAATCCACCAACCAGAGCCAACAGCAAACCGCACAGGGAGTCCGCCCATGACCGACGCCGTAATCGTTTCCACCGCGCGCACGCCGATCGGCAAGGCGTATCGCGGCGCCCTCAACGCCACCGAGGGCGCAACCTTGCTCGGCCATGCCATCGAGCACGCGGTCAAGCGCGCCGGCATCGACCCGAAGGAGGTCGAGGACGTGGTGATGGGCGCGGCGATGCAGCAGGGCGCCACCGGCGGCAACATCGCCCGCAAGGCGCTGCTCCGCGCCGGCCTGCCGGTGACCACCGCCGGCACCACGATCGACCGGCAGTGCGCCTCCGGCCTGCAGGCGATTGCACTCGCGGCGCGCTCGGTGCTGTTCGACGGCGTCGAGATCGCGGTCGGCGGCGGCGGCGAGTCGATCAGCCTGGTGCAGAACGACAAGATGAACGGCTTCCACGCCGTCGATCCGGCGCTGCAGGCGATCAAGGGCGACGTCTACATGGCGATGCTCGACACCGCCGAAACCGTGGCCAAGCGCTACGGCATCTCGCGCGAGCGCCAGGACGAGTACTCGCTGGAGAGCCAGCGCCGCACCGCGGCGGCGCAGCAGGGCGGCAAGTTCAGTGACGAGATCGCCCCGATCGCGACCAAGATGGGTGTCGTCGACAAGGCCACCGGCGAGGTGTCGTTCAAGGACATCACGCTGTCGCAGGACGAAGGCCCGCGGCCCGAGACCTCGGCCGAAGGCCTCGCCGGCCTGAAGGCGGTGCGTGGCGACGGCTTCACCATCACCGCCGGCAACGCCAGCCAGCTCTCCGACGGCGCCTCCGCCACGGTGATCATGAGCGACAAGACCGCGGCGGCGAAGGGCCTGAAGCCGCTCGGCATCTTCCGCGGCATGGTCTCGCACGGCTGCGAGCCGGACGAGATGGGCATCGGCCCGGTGTTCGCGGTGCCGCGCCTCTTGAAGCGCCATGGCCTGACGGTCGACGACATCGGTGTCTGGGAACTGAACGAAGCCTTCGCCGTGCAGGTGCTGTACTGCCGCGACAAGCTCGGCATCGATCCGGAGAAGCTCAACGTCAACGGCGGCGCGATCTCGGTCGGCCATCCCTACGGCATGTCGGGCGCCCGCCTGACCGGCCACGCGCTGATCGAAGGCCGCCGCCGCAAGGCGAAATACGCGGTCGTCACCATGTGCGTCGGTGGCGGCATGGGCTCGGCGGGATTGTTCGAGATCGTGCACTAACGACTAACACCGTCATTCCGGGGCGCGAGCGCAGCTCGCGAACCCGGAATCCCGAGATTCAGGCCGGATGAACAGCT
This genomic window contains:
- a CDS encoding acetyl-CoA C-acyltransferase, coding for MTDAVIVSTARTPIGKAYRGALNATEGATLLGHAIEHAVKRAGIDPKEVEDVVMGAAMQQGATGGNIARKALLRAGLPVTTAGTTIDRQCASGLQAIALAARSVLFDGVEIAVGGGGESISLVQNDKMNGFHAVDPALQAIKGDVYMAMLDTAETVAKRYGISRERQDEYSLESQRRTAAAQQGGKFSDEIAPIATKMGVVDKATGEVSFKDITLSQDEGPRPETSAEGLAGLKAVRGDGFTITAGNASQLSDGASATVIMSDKTAAAKGLKPLGIFRGMVSHGCEPDEMGIGPVFAVPRLLKRHGLTVDDIGVWELNEAFAVQVLYCRDKLGIDPEKLNVNGGAISVGHPYGMSGARLTGHALIEGRRRKAKYAVVTMCVGGGMGSAGLFEIVH
- a CDS encoding IclR family transcriptional regulator, coding for MKRPPKKAATDRSFVVALSRGLEVLRAFGPNDGLLGNQEIAARTKLPKPTISRLTYTLTKLGYLTQVPRFEKYQLAPAAMSLGYAALANLGVRHLSQPFRDELMQQTGGAVAVGARDRISMIYVGQARSSLTVGVQLDVGSRIPIATTAMGRAYLSALQGDERMSLLRDMREHYGSRWPRIKEGIERSEEMVAKYGFAISAGEWQDDVHAAGVALTLNDGTGPYAFNCGAPAFRFTEDRLLNDIGPRLVAMVRKIEAALGGTAAPQSRRPDKSDNKKTKSGGKVARVVEGIR
- a CDS encoding 3-hydroxyacyl-CoA dehydrogenase NAD-binding domain-containing protein, which gives rise to MSEVVTRERHDAIAIVTVNSPPVNALSAAVRRGILENVNAAVADPEVQAIVLTCAGRTFIAGADITEFGKPPQPPALNDVIAALENSPKPTIAAIHGTALGGGLEVALGCHFRVAVKEAKLGLPEVKLGLLPGAGGTQRLPRAVGPELAVQMIVGGNPIGAAEALKHGLIEEIVEDRVAGGEAFARKVLAEKRPTRRLRDDDSKLAAAKADRSIFTNAVAAMTKKARGLEAPFACADAIGAAIDLPFEEGLKKEREGFLKLVVSDQSKAQRYAFFAEREAAKVDGVPDGTKPRPVSRVAIIGAGTMGGGIAMSFANAGIPVTLIETGKEQLDRGMGIMQKNYEATAARGGIPADAPAKRMGLITGMVGLENVKDADLIIEAVFETMAVKKEVFTALDAYAKPGAVLASNTSYLNVDDIAATTKRPQDVLGMHFFSPANVMKLCEIVRGAKTAPDALLTAVSIAKKIAKVPVVVGVCDGFVGNRMLAARSKQSEKLLFEGALPQQVDAVVTKFGMPMGPFAMGDLAGLDIGWRSRKDRGIKSEIADALCEAGRFGQKTGKGYYKYESGSRSPLPDPEVETLINDTLTKLGLKRREVSDDEILERMMYPMINEGARILEENIAARPSDIDVVWLYGYGWPIYRGGPMHYADGVGLKHIAERLAYYAKATNDPSLEPAPLLQRLAAEGKTFASLGQPNKAAA
- the pimA gene encoding dicarboxylate--CoA ligase PimA, which encodes MTHPGEQYYPPGVRWDAEIAKGTLPDLLAKAAADYAARPALEFRDRQITYAGLKERADTAASALLRAGYGPGASVALFLGNTPDHPINFFGALKAGARVVHLSPLDGERALSHKLSDSGARVLITTDSAALLPMALKFLAKGLLDRLIVCADAAWGESATPLAPLPEDPRVIRYADFLKDAPQPANWPQISPDDIALLQYTGGTTGLPKGAMLTHANLTSAVSIYDVWGLVRGGDGVVHRVICVLPLFHIYALTVILLRCLKQGDLISLHQRFDVGAVFRDIEEKRATVFPGVPTMWIALANDPSLESRDLSSLTMAGSGGAPLPVEVARLFERKTNLKLKSGWGMTETCSPGTGHPPDGPDKPGSIGLMLPGIELDVVALADPKKVLPPGEVGEIRVRGPNVTQGYWNRPEETAESFVGDRFLTGDIGYMDADGYFFLVDRKKDMIISGGFNVYPQMIEQAIYEHPAVQEVIVIGIPDDYRGEAAKAFVKLRDGAKPFSVEELRDFLKGKLGKHELPAAVEFVDELPRTPVGKLSRHELRNQLPKSTNQSQQQTAQGVRP
- a CDS encoding ABC transporter ATP-binding protein, with product MMQAHSGQTASPLLAVRDVSVVFGGIVALNGISFDMLKGQILGLIGPNGAGKTTLFNCLSRLYQPSKGDILLEGDSILTRPPHRIAEVGIGRTFQNVALFPNLTVLDNVRVGTHSRTNSDIVSDSLRLPWIRNGEKAMNKRVHDILDYLELGSVAHTVVSGLPFGTQKRVELARALAAEPKILLLDEPAGGLNHEEVYILGDLIRKIRDDRGITVLLVEHHMGLVMSIADHVVALNFGRKLAEGTPTQVQNDPDVIKAYLGSKDQ